In Janthinobacterium sp. J1-1, a single genomic region encodes these proteins:
- a CDS encoding aldo/keto reductase: protein MEKTTLGSSDLLVSKICLGTMTFGEQNSEAEAHSQLDYALERGINFIDTAEMYPVMASAETQGNTERYIGSWLKKSGKRGQIVLASKVAGPNSRMHWIRGGKNNLDAVNIRAAVEDSLRRLQTEHIDLYQLHWPSRNLPIFGANSYNPQHEREAVAIEDTLAILGKLVDEGKIGHVGVSNESSWGVCEYIKQAELKGLPRIASIQNLYNLTARQFETGLLDETCHRENVGLLAYSPLAFGQLTAKYLDDPQARGRLTIFPPGWSPRYIRPATIEAARQYAALARANGLTPTQLALAWCYSRWFIASTIIGATSLEQLAHNIDAYQITLSPDVVKAVDAIHATLTNPGQ, encoded by the coding sequence ATGGAGAAGACCACACTCGGTTCCAGCGATCTGCTGGTCAGCAAAATCTGCCTGGGCACCATGACCTTCGGTGAACAGAACAGCGAAGCGGAAGCGCACAGCCAGCTCGATTACGCGCTTGAGCGCGGCATCAACTTCATCGACACGGCCGAGATGTATCCGGTGATGGCCAGCGCCGAGACGCAGGGCAATACCGAGCGCTATATCGGCAGCTGGCTGAAGAAAAGCGGCAAGCGCGGCCAGATCGTGCTGGCCAGCAAGGTCGCCGGGCCGAACAGCCGCATGCACTGGATACGCGGCGGCAAGAACAACCTCGACGCGGTCAATATCCGCGCCGCCGTCGAAGACAGCCTGCGCCGTTTGCAGACCGAGCATATCGATCTGTACCAGTTGCACTGGCCCAGCCGCAACCTGCCGATTTTTGGCGCCAATAGCTACAACCCGCAGCATGAACGCGAGGCGGTCGCCATCGAGGACACCCTGGCGATCCTGGGCAAGCTGGTCGACGAAGGCAAGATCGGCCATGTCGGCGTATCGAACGAGTCGTCGTGGGGCGTCTGCGAATATATCAAGCAGGCCGAACTGAAAGGCCTGCCGCGCATCGCCTCGATTCAGAACCTGTACAACCTGACGGCGCGCCAGTTCGAGACCGGCCTGCTGGACGAAACCTGCCACCGCGAGAACGTGGGCCTCTTGGCCTACAGCCCGCTGGCGTTCGGCCAGCTGACAGCCAAGTACCTCGACGATCCGCAGGCGCGCGGCCGCCTGACCATCTTCCCGCCCGGCTGGAGCCCCCGTTATATCCGCCCGGCCACCATCGAGGCGGCGCGCCAGTACGCGGCGCTGGCGCGCGCCAACGGTTTGACGCCAACCCAGCTGGCGCTGGCCTGGTGCTACTCGCGCTGGTTTATCGCATCGACCATTATCGGTGCGACCAGCCTGGAGCAGCTGGCCCACAATATCGACGCCTATCAAATCACGCTGTCGCCGGACGTGGTGAAGGCGGTCGACGCCATCCATGCCACCCTGACCAACCCCGGTCAATAA
- a CDS encoding CysB family HTH-type transcriptional regulator, which translates to MNFQQLRSIREAARRGYNLTEVANALFTSQPGVSRQIRELEDELGVVIFERNGKRLTGLTEPGKGILKIVDRLLIEAENLQQASLEYSGQTSGTLSVAATHTQARYALPKVVQGFRAAFPDVRIALQQSAPEHIAEWVLSGKTDIGIATEGLSQFPDLVSFPCYRWSHLIVVPDGHPLLEHSPIRLEDLAKYPLITYDKGFTGRGHIDDAFAKAGVATDIILTAMDSDVIKQYVALGMGVGIVASMAFDHGRDKGLRAVEASHLFATNTTRLAVRRGAYLRSYAYEFILQLAPDLTREDIDRAMGGEEAL; encoded by the coding sequence ATGAACTTTCAACAATTGCGCTCGATCCGCGAGGCAGCGCGCCGCGGCTATAACCTGACGGAAGTGGCGAACGCCCTGTTCACCTCGCAGCCTGGCGTGAGCCGGCAGATCCGCGAGCTGGAGGACGAGCTGGGCGTGGTCATTTTCGAGCGCAACGGCAAGCGGCTGACGGGCCTGACGGAGCCGGGCAAGGGCATCCTGAAGATCGTCGACCGGCTGTTGATCGAAGCGGAAAACCTGCAGCAGGCCAGCCTGGAATACAGCGGCCAGACCAGCGGCACCTTGTCGGTGGCGGCCACCCACACCCAGGCCCGCTATGCGCTGCCGAAAGTGGTGCAGGGCTTTCGCGCGGCGTTTCCCGATGTGCGCATCGCGCTGCAGCAAAGCGCTCCCGAACATATCGCGGAATGGGTCTTGTCGGGCAAGACCGATATCGGCATCGCCACCGAGGGCCTGAGCCAGTTCCCCGACCTGGTGTCGTTCCCGTGCTACCGCTGGAGCCATCTGATCGTGGTGCCGGACGGCCACCCGCTGCTCGAGCACTCGCCGATCCGGCTGGAAGACCTGGCGAAATACCCGTTGATCACCTACGACAAGGGTTTTACGGGCCGCGGCCATATCGACGATGCGTTTGCCAAGGCCGGCGTGGCCACCGACATCATTTTGACGGCCATGGATTCGGACGTCATCAAGCAGTACGTGGCGCTGGGCATGGGCGTGGGCATCGTCGCCTCGATGGCCTTCGACCATGGCCGCGACAAGGGGCTGCGCGCGGTCGAAGCGTCGCACCTGTTCGCCACCAATACCACCCGCCTGGCCGTGCGCCGCGGCGCCTATCTGCGCTCGTATGCCTATGAATTCATTTTGCAGCTGGCGCCGGACCTGACGCGCGAGGATATCGACCGCGCCATGGGCGGCGAGGAAGCGCTTTAA
- a CDS encoding TonB-dependent receptor: MSPVTTRTTRALPVKTVIAASLVACFALPAHAQQELPADGELQSVVVTGTFAKNRRTIDSESPIDILTSRDLQSTGSGELATVLARLLPSLNFARATGADASDAVRPAQLRGLSPDQTLVLVNGKRRYTSAVVNVNGSLGRGSAPVDLNAIPLAAIDHVEVLRDGAAAQYGSDAIAGVINIILKKGAAGGDVEVGYGQTQERDGKQKSIKGSAGFALGEDGWLRLSAEVADRDPTNRAGADFRNPLEPRYGKVNQRYGDAESQPATLFVNSEYHINDNIDWYAFGNYGKRDTSAAATWRTAYNGTALRTPVYPEGFLPLQNSTLTDQSLVTGLRGEAAGWRWDASLNYGSNKFELDLDNTINLSIGPLGINSPTHFHAGSLKNEQTVFNLDAAREFAVPAFTGPLTVAVGAEARHEKYSIGAGDEASYTGSGSQGFAGFRPANAGSHSRHNESIYVNLEAEVTRKLSGGVALRHERYSDFGNTTSAKGSARYAFTDALSLRGTASSGFRAPSLAQQYYTITTTNFQVINGTNTPIETGTFAVNTPQARALGAQDLKPEKARNYSLGLQFQPNRNFTTSIDAYRIDIDNRILFSANLALNSALQAQLAAQGTAVGAARYFTNAVDTRTEGVDIVSTYRIDLQEKDRLDFTVAYNHNKSSVQKIADNPAVLTANNLLLIDRQTVARATVASPKDKFSLAADYGFGNWNAHGVVTRYGSFTVPQNNVALDQNYDPQWVLDLSTSVKLGKNWRLAAGIDNVTNRYPAQVTSAGNLNVAGTQPYSIFAPNGFNGRYYYAKAGYSW, encoded by the coding sequence ATGAGTCCTGTTACTACACGCACCACCCGCGCCCTGCCCGTCAAGACCGTCATCGCCGCCAGCCTGGTGGCCTGTTTCGCCCTGCCCGCCCACGCCCAGCAGGAGCTGCCGGCCGACGGCGAACTGCAATCGGTGGTGGTCACCGGCACCTTTGCGAAAAACCGCCGCACCATCGATTCCGAATCGCCGATCGACATTCTGACCTCGCGCGACCTGCAAAGCACGGGTTCGGGCGAACTGGCCACCGTGCTGGCGCGCCTGCTGCCGTCGCTGAACTTCGCCCGCGCTACCGGCGCCGACGCCAGCGACGCCGTGCGTCCGGCCCAGCTGCGCGGCCTGTCGCCCGACCAGACGCTGGTGCTGGTCAACGGCAAGCGCCGTTATACGTCGGCCGTGGTCAACGTCAACGGCTCGCTGGGCCGCGGCTCGGCGCCGGTCGACCTGAACGCGATTCCGCTGGCCGCCATCGACCATGTGGAAGTGCTGCGCGATGGCGCCGCCGCCCAGTACGGTTCCGACGCGATCGCCGGCGTGATCAACATCATCCTGAAAAAAGGCGCGGCCGGTGGCGACGTGGAAGTGGGCTATGGCCAGACCCAGGAACGCGACGGCAAGCAGAAGTCGATCAAGGGTTCGGCCGGCTTTGCGCTCGGTGAAGACGGCTGGCTGCGCCTGTCGGCCGAAGTGGCCGACCGCGATCCGACCAACCGCGCCGGCGCCGACTTCCGCAATCCGCTGGAGCCGCGCTACGGCAAGGTCAACCAGCGCTACGGCGACGCCGAAAGCCAGCCGGCCACCCTCTTCGTCAACAGCGAATACCACATCAACGACAATATCGACTGGTATGCCTTCGGTAACTACGGCAAGCGCGACACCTCGGCCGCCGCCACCTGGCGCACGGCCTACAACGGCACCGCGCTGCGCACGCCAGTCTACCCGGAAGGCTTCCTGCCGCTGCAAAACAGCACCCTGACCGACCAGTCCCTGGTGACCGGCCTGCGCGGGGAAGCGGCCGGCTGGCGCTGGGATGCCAGCCTGAACTACGGCAGCAACAAGTTCGAACTGGACCTGGACAACACCATCAACCTGTCGATCGGCCCGCTGGGCATCAACAGCCCCACGCATTTCCATGCTGGTTCGCTGAAAAACGAGCAGACCGTGTTCAACCTCGACGCCGCGCGCGAATTTGCCGTGCCCGCCTTTACGGGACCGCTGACGGTGGCCGTCGGTGCGGAAGCGCGTCATGAAAAATACAGCATCGGCGCCGGCGACGAAGCGTCGTACACGGGCAGCGGCTCGCAGGGCTTTGCCGGCTTTCGTCCGGCCAACGCCGGCAGCCACTCGCGCCACAATGAATCGATCTATGTGAACCTGGAAGCGGAAGTGACCAGGAAGCTGTCGGGCGGCGTGGCACTGCGCCACGAGCGCTACAGCGATTTCGGCAACACCACCTCGGCCAAGGGATCGGCCCGCTACGCCTTTACCGACGCGCTGTCGCTGCGCGGCACGGCCTCGAGCGGCTTCCGCGCGCCCTCGCTGGCGCAGCAGTACTACACGATTACCACCACCAACTTCCAGGTCATCAACGGCACCAATACGCCGATCGAAACGGGCACCTTCGCCGTCAATACGCCACAGGCGCGCGCCCTCGGTGCACAGGACCTGAAGCCGGAAAAAGCCCGCAACTACAGCCTGGGCCTGCAATTCCAGCCGAACCGCAACTTCACCACCTCGATCGACGCCTACCGCATCGACATCGACAACCGCATCCTGTTCTCGGCCAACCTGGCGCTGAACAGCGCGCTGCAGGCCCAGCTGGCGGCGCAGGGCACGGCCGTCGGCGCCGCGCGCTACTTCACCAACGCGGTCGACACGCGCACCGAAGGTGTCGACATCGTCAGCACCTACCGCATCGACCTGCAGGAAAAAGACCGCCTGGACTTCACCGTGGCGTACAACCATAACAAGAGCTCGGTACAGAAAATCGCCGACAATCCGGCCGTCCTGACGGCCAACAACCTGCTGCTGATCGACCGCCAGACGGTTGCCCGCGCCACCGTGGCCTCGCCGAAAGACAAGTTCAGCCTGGCCGCCGACTATGGCTTCGGCAACTGGAACGCACACGGCGTGGTCACGCGCTACGGCAGCTTCACCGTGCCGCAAAACAATGTCGCGCTGGACCAGAACTACGATCCGCAATGGGTGCTGGACCTGTCGACCTCGGTCAAGCTGGGCAAGAACTGGCGCCTGGCCGCCGGCATCGACAACGTCACCAACCGCTACCCGGCGCAAGTGACCAGCGCCGGCAACCTGAACGTGGCCGGTACCCAGCCGTACAGCATCTTCGCGCCGAACGGTTTCAATGGCCGTTATTACTATGCGAAGGCGGGTTATAGCTGGTAA
- a CDS encoding IS110 family transposase codes for MFNLGIDVAKAKLDCALRLPNGKHRNKVVENNHKGFAALSEWLLKHDAGNPRVCMEATGTYWEGVAEYLAGLGMVVSVINPAQMKAFGASRMVRTKTDKVDAQLIADFAHERQPQPWTAPSPAAQALRALVLRLEAVQAMRLQETNRLDVAREAVRQGIEDHIAWLDKEIKELIRAIKRHIDDDPDLRDKRELLDSIPGLGERTIPVLLSYYADTERFDNAKQAVAFAGLDPRQHESGSSVRGKPRMSKIGHSFLRKALYMPAMVTVYRTPWGQRFGQRLSAAGKAPKLIIGAMMRKLVHVAFGVLRSGKIFDPTLHNA; via the coding sequence ATGTTTAATTTAGGAATCGACGTTGCCAAGGCCAAGCTGGACTGCGCACTGCGCCTGCCCAATGGCAAGCACCGTAACAAGGTAGTAGAGAACAATCACAAAGGATTTGCTGCACTGAGCGAATGGCTGCTCAAGCATGATGCCGGCAACCCGAGAGTATGTATGGAAGCGACTGGCACTTACTGGGAAGGGGTTGCCGAATATCTGGCCGGACTTGGCATGGTGGTCAGTGTCATCAATCCGGCACAGATGAAGGCCTTTGGCGCCTCGCGCATGGTACGCACCAAGACCGACAAGGTCGACGCGCAGTTGATTGCCGACTTTGCCCATGAGCGCCAACCGCAGCCGTGGACAGCGCCGTCGCCCGCCGCGCAGGCACTGCGCGCCTTGGTGCTGCGCCTCGAAGCGGTGCAAGCGATGCGGTTGCAGGAAACGAATCGGCTCGACGTCGCGCGAGAAGCGGTACGCCAGGGTATCGAGGATCACATTGCCTGGCTCGACAAAGAAATCAAGGAACTCATTCGCGCCATCAAGCGCCATATCGACGATGATCCGGATTTACGCGATAAGCGCGAGCTGCTCGACAGCATCCCTGGTCTGGGTGAGCGCACGATACCAGTGTTGCTGTCGTACTATGCCGATACCGAGCGCTTCGACAACGCCAAGCAAGCCGTGGCGTTTGCGGGACTCGACCCGCGCCAGCACGAGTCAGGATCGAGCGTACGTGGCAAGCCACGCATGTCGAAGATTGGTCACAGTTTCCTGCGAAAGGCGCTGTACATGCCAGCCATGGTGACCGTATACAGGACACCATGGGGTCAGCGCTTTGGCCAGCGGCTCAGCGCTGCCGGCAAGGCACCGAAACTGATCATCGGCGCCATGATGCGCAAGCTGGTGCACGTGGCATTCGGCGTGCTCAGGTCGGGAAAAATATTTGATCCAACCTTGCACAACGCTTGA
- the cysT gene encoding sulfate ABC transporter permease subunit CysT, with amino-acid sequence MPGFKLSLGFTLFYLALIVLIPLSSVFLKTFTMTWEAFFNAVTSERVMASYRLTFGASLIAALLNVIFGGILAWVLVRYKFPGKRIIDALVDLPFALPTAVAGITLTALYSSNGWFGQFIEGVLGIKVAFTPLGVVVALTFIGLPFVVRTVQPVLEDAEKELEEAAASLGANSLQTFTRVIFPTILPSLLTGFALAFARATGEYGSVIFIAGNMPMVSEITPLFIITKLEQYDYAGATAIAVVMLVISFLLLLTINLLQAWTRGKGKK; translated from the coding sequence ATGCCTGGCTTTAAACTGTCGCTGGGCTTTACGCTGTTCTACCTGGCGCTGATCGTCCTGATCCCGCTGTCGTCGGTGTTCCTGAAGACGTTTACGATGACGTGGGAAGCGTTTTTCAACGCCGTCACGTCCGAGCGCGTGATGGCCTCGTACCGTTTGACGTTTGGCGCGTCGCTGATCGCCGCCCTGCTCAACGTGATTTTCGGCGGCATCCTGGCCTGGGTGCTGGTGCGCTACAAATTTCCCGGCAAGCGCATTATCGACGCCTTGGTCGACCTGCCGTTCGCCCTGCCAACGGCGGTGGCCGGCATTACCCTGACGGCCCTGTATTCTTCGAATGGCTGGTTCGGCCAGTTCATCGAAGGCGTGCTGGGCATCAAGGTGGCGTTCACGCCGCTGGGCGTGGTGGTGGCGCTGACCTTTATCGGCCTGCCCTTCGTCGTGCGCACGGTGCAGCCGGTGCTGGAAGACGCGGAAAAAGAACTCGAAGAAGCGGCCGCCAGCCTGGGCGCCAATTCCCTGCAAACATTCACCCGCGTGATTTTCCCGACCATCCTGCCGTCGCTGCTGACCGGCTTCGCGCTGGCCTTTGCGCGCGCCACCGGCGAATACGGTTCCGTCATTTTTATCGCCGGCAATATGCCGATGGTGTCGGAAATCACCCCGCTGTTCATTATTACCAAGCTGGAGCAGTACGACTACGCGGGCGCCACGGCGATTGCCGTCGTGATGCTGGTGATCTCCTTCCTGCTGTTGTTGACGATTAACCTGCTGCAAGCGTGGACACGCGGAAAGGGCAAGAAATAA
- a CDS encoding peroxiredoxin — protein MTLRLGDTAPDFEQDSSIGTIKFHEWAGDSWVVLFSHPADFTPVCTTELGLTAKLKPEFDKRNVKAVALSVDAAESHKSWIKDIEETQNTVVGFPIIADVDKKVSVLYDMIHPEQSVTATVRSVFVIDPNKKVRLILTYPLSTGRNFDEILRVIDALQLTDGYTVATPGNWKDGDDVIIPLPVQDPEVIKQKYPKGFTAAKPYLRLTPQPNK, from the coding sequence ATGACTTTACGCCTGGGCGATACCGCCCCCGACTTTGAACAAGACAGCTCGATCGGCACCATCAAGTTCCACGAGTGGGCTGGCGATTCCTGGGTGGTGCTGTTCTCCCACCCGGCCGATTTCACCCCTGTCTGCACCACCGAACTGGGCCTGACCGCCAAGCTGAAACCGGAATTCGACAAGCGCAACGTGAAAGCCGTGGCGCTGTCGGTCGATGCGGCCGAATCGCACAAGAGCTGGATCAAGGATATCGAAGAGACGCAAAACACGGTGGTGGGCTTCCCCATCATCGCCGACGTCGACAAGAAAGTGTCGGTGCTGTACGACATGATCCACCCGGAACAGTCCGTCACCGCCACCGTGCGCTCGGTGTTCGTCATCGACCCGAACAAGAAAGTGCGCCTGATCCTCACGTATCCGCTGAGCACCGGCCGCAACTTCGACGAAATCCTGCGCGTGATCGACGCCCTGCAACTGACGGACGGCTACACGGTCGCCACCCCCGGCAACTGGAAAGATGGCGATGACGTCATCATCCCATTGCCGGTGCAGGACCCGGAAGTGATCAAGCAGAAGTATCCGAAAGGATTTACAGCCGCGAAACCCTACCTGCGCCTGACGCCACAGCCGAACAAATAA
- a CDS encoding quinone-dependent dihydroorotate dehydrogenase translates to MSKKFLYSLARPLLFSMDAEAAHHFTLPALKRAAALGLTKLAGKPAADPRTVMGITFPNPVGLAAGLDKDGAFIDALADMGFGSIEVGTVTPRAQAGNPKPRMFRLPQAQGIINRMGFNNGGVDAFVANVQASKFYQERAGVLGLNIGKNADTPIEKAADDYLLCLEKVYPYASYVTVNISSPNTKNLRQLQGASELDALLSQLKQAQARLADKHKRYVPLALKIAPDMDGEQVKSIAESLTRHGIDGVIATNTTLSRAAVEGMEHGAEAGGLSGAPVFELSNNVIRLLRAELGDALPIIGVGGIMQGQDAVAKFEAGAQLVQLYSGLIYAGPALVGDCARALRGRQAR, encoded by the coding sequence ATGTCCAAAAAATTCCTGTATTCCCTCGCCCGCCCGCTGCTGTTTTCCATGGATGCCGAAGCGGCCCACCATTTCACCCTGCCGGCCCTGAAACGCGCAGCCGCGCTGGGGCTGACCAAACTGGCCGGCAAACCGGCGGCGGACCCGCGCACGGTGATGGGCATCACCTTCCCGAATCCGGTCGGCCTGGCCGCAGGCCTGGACAAGGATGGCGCATTTATCGATGCGCTGGCCGACATGGGCTTCGGTTCGATCGAAGTGGGTACCGTCACGCCGCGCGCACAGGCCGGCAACCCGAAGCCGCGCATGTTCCGCCTGCCGCAGGCGCAGGGCATCATCAACCGCATGGGGTTCAATAATGGCGGCGTCGACGCCTTTGTCGCCAATGTGCAGGCCTCGAAGTTCTACCAGGAGCGCGCCGGCGTGCTGGGCCTGAACATCGGCAAGAACGCCGATACGCCGATCGAAAAGGCGGCCGACGACTATCTGCTGTGCCTGGAAAAAGTCTACCCTTACGCCAGCTATGTGACAGTGAATATCTCGTCGCCGAACACCAAGAATTTGCGCCAGTTGCAAGGCGCGTCGGAACTCGACGCCCTGCTGTCGCAGCTGAAGCAAGCGCAGGCGCGCCTGGCGGACAAGCACAAGCGCTACGTGCCGCTGGCCCTGAAAATCGCGCCCGACATGGATGGCGAACAGGTGAAAAGCATCGCCGAATCGCTGACGCGCCACGGCATCGACGGCGTGATCGCCACCAACACCACCCTGTCGCGCGCGGCCGTGGAAGGCATGGAGCATGGCGCGGAAGCGGGCGGCCTGTCGGGCGCGCCCGTGTTCGAACTGTCGAACAACGTGATCCGCCTCTTGAGGGCGGAACTGGGCGATGCGCTGCCCATCATCGGCGTGGGCGGCATCATGCAGGGCCAGGACGCGGTGGCCAAATTCGAGGCGGGCGCGCAGCTGGTGCAGCTGTACAGCGGCCTGATCTACGCCGGCCCGGCGCTGGTCGGCGACTGTGCGCGCGCGCTGCGCGGCAGGCAGGCACGTTAA
- a CDS encoding alpha/beta hydrolase, translating to MALRSFSDYRVLIVPGLHNSGPEHWQSRWQRLYPQFERVEQDDWEQPDLAAWSAKLDRARREDSRPTLIVAHSFGCLTTAHSLARDPHGVAGVLLVGPADPEKFGVAEILPHKRLPCPGILIASQTDPWMKAEHAAQWARRWNCKYIDGGALGHINAESRLGDWVYGQAQLQTLFDLAQSSTRHRHAA from the coding sequence ATGGCGCTGCGCAGCTTTTCGGATTACCGGGTACTGATCGTGCCGGGCTTGCATAACAGCGGTCCCGAGCATTGGCAGAGCCGCTGGCAGCGCCTGTATCCGCAGTTCGAGCGGGTCGAGCAGGACGACTGGGAACAGCCCGACCTGGCGGCCTGGTCGGCAAAACTGGACCGGGCGCGGCGCGAAGACAGCCGTCCCACCCTGATCGTCGCCCACAGCTTCGGCTGCCTGACGACGGCCCACAGCCTGGCGCGCGATCCGCATGGCGTGGCCGGCGTGCTGCTGGTGGGGCCGGCCGATCCCGAGAAATTCGGTGTGGCGGAGATATTGCCGCACAAGCGATTGCCTTGCCCCGGCATCCTGATCGCCAGCCAGACCGATCCGTGGATGAAGGCCGAACACGCGGCGCAGTGGGCGCGCCGCTGGAATTGCAAGTATATTGACGGCGGTGCGCTGGGCCATATCAACGCCGAGTCCCGTTTGGGTGACTGGGTGTATGGCCAGGCGCAACTGCAAACGCTGTTTGACCTGGCGCAAAGCAGCACGCGCCACCGTCATGCAGCCTGA
- a CDS encoding sulfate ABC transporter ATP-binding protein: MTIAVKNINKRFGDFVALDNISLDFPAGELTALLGPSGCGKTTLLRIIAGLEHPDSGQVLLDAQDASNRHVRERQVGFVFQHYALFKHMTVFENVAFGLRVKSRSERPSEDQIRRKVKDLLELVQLDWLADRYPPQLSGGQRQRIALARALAVEPRVLLLDEPFGALDAKVRKELRRWLRRLHDDLHVTSIFVTHDQEEALEVADQVVLMNKGTVEQLGSPEQVYNHPASPFVYGFLGNVNLFHGRVHDGVMATGDASFDVPDYAGVSDSKGTAYVRPHDLEIDRYTPGADGIVVKLSRAHAIGPLAQLDLQRVDNSELIEAVMSNERFSHLQLKEGETLVVRPKRLHVFVEPTRT; this comes from the coding sequence ATGACCATCGCAGTTAAAAACATCAACAAGCGTTTCGGCGATTTCGTCGCCCTCGACAATATCTCGCTGGACTTTCCCGCCGGTGAACTGACCGCGCTGCTGGGCCCGTCCGGCTGCGGCAAGACCACCTTGCTGCGCATTATCGCCGGCCTGGAACATCCGGACAGCGGCCAAGTGCTGCTCGACGCGCAAGACGCGTCGAACCGCCATGTGCGCGAGCGGCAAGTCGGTTTCGTGTTCCAGCACTATGCGCTGTTCAAGCACATGACCGTGTTTGAAAACGTGGCCTTTGGCCTGCGCGTGAAATCGCGCAGCGAGCGCCCGTCCGAGGACCAGATCCGCCGCAAGGTAAAAGATTTGCTGGAGCTGGTGCAGCTGGACTGGCTGGCCGACCGCTATCCGCCGCAGTTGTCCGGCGGCCAGCGCCAGCGTATCGCGCTGGCCCGCGCGCTGGCGGTCGAGCCGCGCGTGCTGCTGCTCGACGAACCGTTCGGCGCGCTGGACGCCAAGGTGCGCAAGGAACTGCGCCGCTGGCTGCGCCGCCTGCACGACGACCTGCATGTGACCAGTATTTTTGTGACGCACGACCAGGAAGAGGCGCTGGAAGTGGCCGACCAGGTGGTGCTGATGAACAAGGGCACCGTCGAGCAGCTCGGCTCGCCCGAGCAGGTCTACAACCATCCCGCGTCACCGTTTGTGTATGGCTTCCTCGGTAACGTCAACCTGTTCCATGGCCGCGTGCACGACGGCGTGATGGCCACCGGCGACGCCAGTTTCGACGTGCCCGACTATGCGGGCGTGAGCGACAGCAAGGGCACCGCCTATGTGCGGCCGCATGACCTGGAAATCGACCGCTACACGCCGGGCGCCGACGGCATCGTGGTGAAGCTGAGCCGTGCCCATGCGATCGGCCCGCTGGCCCAGCTGGATTTGCAGCGCGTCGATAACAGCGAGCTGATCGAAGCCGTGATGTCGAACGAGCGCTTCAGCCATCTGCAACTGAAAGAGGGCGAGACCCTGGTCGTGCGCCCGAAACGCCTGCACGTGTTCGTTGAACCAACAAGAACCTAA
- the cysW gene encoding sulfate ABC transporter permease subunit CysW, whose amino-acid sequence MTTKVSAVANVEDALPKARRIEPAVGPVVLEPLWVRTVLISIALLFLTAFLIVPLVAVFAEAFKKGWEAYVAAIIDPDAISAIKLTLITAAIAVPLNLVFGVAASWCIAKFEFRGKSILLTLIDLPFSVSPVISGLIYVLMFGAQGWFGPWLQEHDIKILFAVPGIVLATIFITFPFVARELIPLMQSQGSEEEEAALVLGASGWNTFRRVTLPNIKWGLLYGVILCNARAMGEFGAVSVVSGHIRGETNTMPLQVEILYNEYNFAAAFAVASLLALLALVTLALKAFIEWRLNESDADDSALRSTEH is encoded by the coding sequence ATGACGACCAAAGTTTCCGCCGTCGCCAATGTGGAAGATGCGCTGCCGAAAGCGCGCCGCATCGAGCCTGCCGTCGGCCCCGTGGTGCTGGAACCCTTGTGGGTGCGCACCGTCCTGATCAGCATCGCGCTGCTGTTCCTCACCGCTTTCCTGATCGTGCCGCTGGTGGCCGTGTTTGCCGAAGCATTTAAAAAGGGCTGGGAAGCGTATGTGGCGGCGATTATCGATCCGGACGCGATTTCCGCCATCAAGCTGACCCTGATCACGGCGGCGATTGCCGTGCCGCTGAACCTGGTGTTCGGCGTGGCCGCCTCCTGGTGTATTGCCAAGTTCGAGTTCCGCGGCAAGAGCATCCTGCTGACCCTGATCGACCTGCCGTTTTCCGTCTCGCCGGTGATTTCCGGCCTGATCTATGTGCTGATGTTCGGCGCCCAGGGCTGGTTCGGTCCGTGGCTGCAGGAACACGACATCAAGATCCTGTTTGCCGTGCCCGGCATCGTGCTGGCGACCATCTTCATCACCTTCCCGTTCGTGGCGCGCGAGCTGATTCCGCTGATGCAGTCGCAGGGCAGCGAAGAGGAAGAGGCGGCGCTGGTACTGGGCGCCTCGGGCTGGAATACCTTCCGCCGCGTGACCTTGCCGAACATCAAGTGGGGCCTGCTGTATGGCGTGATTTTGTGCAATGCGCGCGCCATGGGCGAGTTCGGCGCCGTGTCGGTGGTGTCCGGCCATATCCGCGGAGAAACCAACACCATGCCGCTGCAGGTGGAGATTCTGTACAACGAGTACAACTTTGCCGCCGCGTTTGCCGTGGCGTCCTTGCTGGCCCTGCTGGCGCTGGTGACCCTGGCCCTGAAAGCCTTTATTGAGTGGCGTTTGAACGAGAGCGACGCCGACGATTCCGCCTTACGTTCCACGGAGCACTGA